CTCAGGGCTCCAGGAAGCGGTTCTCCCCGAGCGGCTGGCCGTTCATCACCATCACGCGCCCGGAGGGATCGAAGTCGGGTTTCTTCCGGCGCTGGACGGCTTCGTGAGAGGTGCTCTCGAGGGCGCTGACGAGCAGCGGGAGCGCCAGCGTCACGTCCGCCTGCACGGACACCCGCTCCGACTCGATCGACAGCTTGCCCCAGCTCTGGGCCTCCTCGAGGCTGGACCCGCTCGCGCCGCCGAAGTAGGGAACGTCCGTCACGATCTGGACGGCGAACTTGTGCCCGCCGACCCGTTCGTCGAAGTACTCCGCCTGCACGCTGGCCTGATTGATGAAGTTCTTGGGCGTGCCGCCGCCGAGGACGATCGTCGCGGTCGATGGCTTGCGAATGACGATGTTGGCGGACTCGACGATGTCGCCGATGACGTCGGCCATCCCGGCGGAGGGGTCGCGGTGTCTCGCCTGCGAAAGCCCCATGCCGATCGACGAGTCCGCGATCGCAGGGCAGAAGATCGGGATCCTCGCCTGATACGCGGCGGTGAGGATGCCGACGTTTCCGGTCTCGTTCCAGAGGTACTCGCCGAGCTTGAACAGGAGCTCGCGGCTCGTGTACGGCCGGCGCTCGAGCTTCAGCACGAACGCCGCGATCCACTCGTCGTTCTTCGAGAAGTCGTCTTCGCTCGCGAGCGTGTCGTAGACCCTGTCGATCCGCTCGGCCGCGAGCGCCGCGTCGTCGAGCTGCGGCGATCCGATGAAGTGGCGGCGGCCGCGCGTCTCGTGCAGATCGTGATACAGGTTCGCGCCGGTCGAGACGAGGCAGTCGATGTAGCGCCGCTCGATCAGGTGCGCGATGACCATGCGCATGCCGCCGGCCGACAGCGCACCCGCCATGCCGAGGAAGATCGTGACGTCGCTCGCCAGCATCCGTTCCCAGATGCGCCGGGCCGTGCCGAGATTGCGCCCCTGGAACGAGGTGCGTTCCATGCGATCGAGCACGGCGTCGGCCGAGAGACCGGATTCCGGCACGAACGGTTCCACCGGTTTGCGGAGAAACCTGGACTTGCGTCGACGGCCCATGTCCGTCGCTATTCTACTGAACGACGGGATGGCTGTCGTGTGGCGGGATGGCGCGCGCGGTCCGGCGCGCGGCGCGCGGCGTGCGCGAGACGTCGCGCAGGAAGTCGAGATCGCCGACGGGCGTGAGCCGGATGCCCGACAGGTCGGCGCGGGCGACGGCGACGTTCGTGCGCGTCCAGAGACTGACGATCGGCACGTCGATCGCGATCAGCCGCTGAGCGTCGACGTACGCGCGGCGCCGCTCCGTCTCGTCGAAGGCGGCCGATGCGAGGTCGAGCAGACGGTCCACGTCGGCGTTCGCGTAGTGCGCGCGGTTGAAGCCGGCGGGCGGCGTCTGCGACGAATGGAAGACACGGCGCAGGATGTCGGGATCGGCGACCGATCCGCCGGTGAAGATCAGCGTGTAGAGCTGGACGTTGCCCCTGATCACGTCCGAGAAGAGCGTCGCGAACTCGTACGATCGGATCTCGATCCCGATCCCGGCGGCGGCGAGCATCTGCTGCAGGGCGGCCGCTTGCACGCGGTAGACCTCCGACGTCGAGGTCTTGAGCGACAGCGTCAGGCGCGGGGCCGGTCCGTCGCCGTCGGGATCGGGATATCCCGCCTCGTCGAGCAGCGTCCGGGCCTTGGCGACGTCGTGCGGAAACGAGCGCACATCGGGCGCAGAGGCCCAGGACATCGACGGCACGATGCCGGCTGCCGGCCGCGCCTGATCGCGGCGCAGGTATCGGACGATGGCCTCGCGGTCGATCGCGTACGCGATCGCCTGCCGGACGCGCCGATCCCGGAGCGCCGGGTCGAGAAGGTTGAGGCCGATGTAGGCGTAGTCGGTGCCGGGACCGCTGATGACCGAGAGGCCCGGCGTTGCCCGCAGCCCGTGGATCAAGTCCGGTGAGAGATCGTTGACGACGAGATCCACGTCCCCTTTTCGCAGCTCGAGCCCGCGCATCGTCTCGTCGGGCACGACCTTGAACGTCACGCCGGCGTTCTTCGGCGCACCACGGTAGTAGCCGGTGAAGGCGGCGAGCGTGACGTGGTCGTCGGGGGCGAACTCGACGAAGCGGTAGGGCCCGCTGCCCAGCGGCGATTGGCCGATCGCGGCGTCACTGTCCGCCGGCACGATGCCCATGTTCGTCAGGTTGGCAGGAAAGGCCGCCGATGGCGCGCGCAGTTTGAACGCCACGCTGTAGCGATCGAGCGCATCGACCGCGACGAGGTCCTGAAACGCCCCCTTGCGGCCCGACACGAACGCCGGGTCGAGAAACCGCCGGAACGTGTAGGCCACATCGGCCGACGTCATCTCGCGGCCGTCGTGGAAGTGCACGCCCGAAGGAATCTCGGCAACGTAGGTCTGCGAATCCGTCGTCTCGAAGCGGGTGGCCAGATCGAGGACGGGCCGGAGGTCGTCGCCGATGCGCAAGAGCGAGCTGAAGAGCAGGCTGTGCACGCGCTGCGACGACTCGTCCAGCCCGATGCCAGGATCGAGGTTCGTCGGCGACGTCTGCAGCGCGATGACGATCGTGTCGCGCGGCGGGGCGGGTGCGGGCTGGCAGGCGGCGGCGCCCGCGGCCAGCAGGCCGAGGGTCAGCCAGCGCCGGCCCGTCACGCCTCGGCCTCGCGTTTCAGCGCCGAGAGCAGATTGAGCGCCTCGAGCGGCGTCAGCCGGTCGACGTCCACGCCCGTGAGCCGTTCGATCACCGGATGCGTTGCGGGCGGCTGGAACAGCGAGAGCTGCCGCTGCGCGGCAGGCGGCGCGCCGCTCAGGCTCGGCCGTCCGCCGCGCGCCAGCTCGTCCTGCTCGAGCGACCGCAGGATCTCCGATGCGCGCGCCACGACGCGGGCGGGCAGCCCGGCGAGGCGAGCGACCTGGATGCCGTAGCTTCGGTCGGATCGGCCGGGGACGATCTTGTGCAGGAACACGATGTCGTCTTTGAATTCGCGCGCGGCGACATGGTAGTTCACCACGGAAGGAAAAGCGTCGGCCAGATCCGTCAGCTCGTGGTAGTGCGTCGCGAAGATCGTCTTCGGGCGTGCGCGCGCGTCGGTCGCCAGGTGCTCGGCGACCGCCCACGCCAGGCTGAGGCCGTCGAACGTCGCCGTGCCGCGGCCGATCTCGTCGAGGATGACGAGGCTCCGAGAGGAGGCGGCGTGCAGGATCGCGGCCGTTTCCTGCATCTCGACCATGAACGTGGACTGGCCGCGCGCGATGTTGTCGGAGGCGCCGACTCTCGCGAAGATGCGGTCGACGAGCGCGAGCTTCGCGGTGCGGGCCGGCACGAACGATCCAGCCTGGGCCAAGAGCGCGAGCAGCGCGACCTGCCGCAAGTACGTCGACTTGCCGCCCATGTTCGGCCCTGTGAGGATCACCACCTGCCGGCTGGTGCCGTCGAGGTGGACGTCGTTCGGGACGAACGCGCCCGACGCGTGCCGCTCGACGATCGGATGGCGAGCGTCGGTAGCGAAGAACTCGTCGCCGTCGTGCAGGAACGGCTTCGTGAAATTCGAGGCGGCCGCGGTCTCACCGAGCGCGGCCAGCACGTCGAGCGAGGCCACGGCTCGTGCCGTGTCGAGGATGCGGGGCGCCTCCGCCGCCGTCCCGAGGCGCAGCGCCTCGAAGAGCTCGAGCTCGCGGGCGGCGATGCGCTCGTCGGCTCCGAGCACTTTGTCTTCGTATTCCTTGAGCGCCGGCGTGATGAACCGCTCACCGCCCGCGATCGTTTGCTTGCGGATGTAGTCGGGCGGGACCAGGCCGAGGTTGGCCTTGGTGATCTCGATGTAGTACCCGAAGACGCGGTTGTAGCGGATCTTCAACGACGCGATGCCGCTGCGGGCTTTCTCGATCTCCTCCATGGCCGCGATCGAGGCTTTGCCGCCTCGGCTGATCGCCCTGAGCTCGTCCAGCTCGGCGTCGACGCCGTCGCGGATGAGACCGCCGTCGCGCGCGAGCGCCGGCGGCTCGGCCACGAGCGTGCGCTCGATCGCATCGCGGACGTCCGCGAGCTCGTCCAGCTCGGCGACCAGGCTGCGGACGAGCGGTGCGGCCAGATCCGCGGCAGCGCGGATGCGCGGCACGAGCGCGAGGGACTGGCCGAGGGCGGCGAGATCCTTGGGGCTCGCCGTGCCCAACGAGATGCGGCCCACCAGGCGCTCGAGGTCGTGCATCGGCCGCAGCACCTCGCGCAGTTTGCCTCGCTCGGTCACGCGGAACGCGAAGTCCTCGACGGCGTCGAGCCGATCCTGCACGCGCGCGAGCGTCACGAGCGGGCGCACGAGCCACTGCCGCAGCAGGCGTCCGCCCATGGCCGTCACGGTCCGGTCGATCGCGTCGAGCAGCGACCCCGCGCGGCCGCCGTCGGCGCCCTCGAGCACGTTCAGATGCCGCAGCGTGACGGGATCGATGACGAGCGCATCGCTCGCCACGCGAAGCGAGATGCTGCGGATGTGAGAAAGATCGCTGCGCTGGGTTTCGCGCAGGTAGGCGAGGAGCGCGCCGGCGGCGGCGATGGCCGCCTGCGCCTGCTCCAGCCCGAAGCCGGCCAGCGACGCCGTCTGCAGTTGCCCGCACAGCGCGTCATGCGCGCGCGCCGAATCGAAGGTCCAGCCGTCGACGCGCGTCACGCGGTACGCCGCCGGATCGCCGGCCACGATCGCGGCATCCGTCTCGTCGGCGATCAGCAGTTCCCTGGGGCGCAGCAGCGCCAGCTCGGCGGCGAGCGCCAGGCGCGCGTCGGTCCCTGTGAACTCGCCGACCTCGAAGGCACCGGTCGACACGTCGAGGCAGGCCAGGCCCCAGGTGCCGTTCGGTGGGGCGTGCACGGCGGCCAGAAACGCCGGTTCCCTCGCCTCGAGATAGGAGGCCTCGGTGAACGTGCCCGGCGAGACGACGCGCGTGACCTCGCGGCGGACGATGCCCTTGGCTTTCCGCGGGTCCTCGACCTGGTCGCAGATCGCCACGCGATAGCCCTTGCGGATCAGGCGGCCGAGGTAGGCGTCCAGCGCGTGGAACGGAATGCCGCACATCGGGATCGCGCCGCCCTGGCTGTCCTTCGCCCGCGACGTGAGCGTCAACTCGAGCGCGCGCGACGCGGTGAGCGCATCCTCGTAGAACATCTCGTAGAAGTCGCCCATGCGGAACAGGACGATCGCGTCGCGATGCTGCCGCTTGACGTCGAGGTACTGCCGCATGGCCGGCGTGGCCGTGTGCGCGGACGGAGAAGCCGGAGAGATGGTCACGTCGAGCAGCGGGAGGGCACCCGGTCGGCGCCGGATTCGCGCGAGTATAACATCTGCACTCGATGGTCATTCTCGCGCTCGAGACCGCGACGCGTGCCGGCAGCGTCGCGCTCGCGATCGATGGCACCTGCGTGTCGACGGGGGGCGACGCCACGCGGCCGCACGGACATCGCCTGCCGGCGGACGTCCTGGGGTGGCTCGCCGCGTACGGGCGCGACATTCGCGACGTCGATCTCTTCGCGGTGGCGAGCGGCCCCGGTTCGTTCACCGGCCTGCGCGTCGGCCTCGCGACCGTGCAGGGCCTCGCGCTCGCGACCGGCCGCCCGGCCATCGGCGTGCCGACGCTCGAGGCGCTGGCCGAAACGAACCTGGTCGGTCCCAACGACCGGCCGGCCGTGCTGGTGGCCTGTCTCGACGGCCAGCGCGGCGAGGTCTTCAGCGCCGCGTGGCGCGTCGGGAACGCGGACGTCACGATCGATCGATGTGATGTCTTGCTGGAACCGGCGGCGAGCCGGCCGTCCGACCTTGCGGCCGCCATTGCGGCCGAAGCCGGGAGCAGGGCCGTCACGATCGTCGGCGACGGCGGGCTTCGCTACGCGGACGTGTTCGCGCGCGTCGTGCCGCAGGCGCAGATCGTCGCCGCGCCGTTGCCGCTCGCCGACACGACGGCGCGTCTTGCCGCGCGCCGAGCGGGCCAGGCCGCGGCGCCGCACGCGCTGCGCCCGATCTACCTGAGGCCGCCGGACGCGTCCGCGCCGAAGGCCCGTGCGGCTGGCGACCACACGATCCGCCGGCTCGGAAGCCGCGACGACCTGGGGGCCGTCGAAGCGCTTCAGCGGCAGACGTTCGCCAATCCGTGGAGCGCGGACTCGATCCGCTGGGAGCTCCAGCACACGGACGTGGCCAGGCTGTACGTGATGGAGGATGCCGGCGGGACGGTCGTCGCGTACTGCGCCTGCTGGATGGTCTTCGATGAGCTGCACATCAACAGCCTGGCCGTGGACGCGTCGCGCCGCCGGCGTGGTCTGGCGCGGCGGCTCTTGACGCACGTGCTCGCAGAGGCCGCCGACGCGGGAGCCTCGGCAGCGACCCTCGAGGTGCGCACCTCCAACGAAGCGGCACGCCGGCTGTACGAAGGGCTCGGGTTCGTCGTCGAAGGCGTGAGGCGTGACTACTACCAGGATCCGCGGGAAGATGCGATCATCCTCTGGAAGAGGGCCCTCCAGGGGCATCGGGGCGAACGGCGCGGGCCGCCGTGACGGACGCCGGGCCGCGTTCGGCTTTGCCCTCCGCCCGTGAAGGGTGCTAGGCTCCGTTCACACCTGAAGGAGGCGAGCATGGCAGAAGCTCAGCTCTCAGTCGATGACACGGTTCGGGCTGTGCTGCTCGAGAATCACGACGAATTCCGCCAACTGGTTCTGGAGCATCACCGCCTCGACGAGCACTTGCGAGCACTCGCCACGGTGCCGTATCTCACCGAACAGCAGCAAGTCGAAGAAGTCGCGTTGAAGAAGCGCAAGCTGGCCCTCAAGGATCGCATCGAGCACATCGTCCGGCATCACGCCCACGGCGCGTCGTCGCCACAGTAGTCTCCCGGCGTGCGGGGCGCGGACGGCGTCCTGCGCCCCGCACGCCGGCTTCGTGTACATGTCCACCTCCCGTGAGAATTGATCGCGCGGCAGTCCCGTTCGTGGCGATGGCGGCCGTGCCCGCCGTCGTGTCGGCCTGGTGGCTGTCGTCGGCCGCCACAGCCGGGCTCGCGATGCTGCCGCTCGCCGTGCTGCTCTTCTTCCGGGATCCTGATCGGCTGGTGCGTGCCGATCGCCAGATCGTCCTGGCGCCCGCAGACGGCAAGGTGATGCACGCCGGACCGGCGCGACCCGGTGAAGCGCCGGGCGGCGAGTGGACGCAGGTGACCATCTTCCTGTCGGTCTTCGACGTCCACATCAACCGCTCGCCGGTCGCCGGCCGGGTCCTCAGCGTCTCGTACGTGCCCGGGTCGTTCAAGGCAGCGTTTCGCTCCGACGCCTTTCGGAACGAACACTCGGAGATCTGGCTGGACCACGATGGCACGAGGGTCGTGGTGCGCCAGGTGGTCGGCGTGCTCGCGCGGCGCGTCGTCTGCCGCATCGCCGCGGGTGACGTGCTCGAGAGCGGCGCCCGCATCGGGCTCATGAAGTTCGGGTCGAGGATGGATGTGTTTCTGCCCACGTCGGCCGAGCTGCTCGTGGCCGCGGGCGATCGGGTGCGAGGGGGCGAGACCCCCATCGCCCGGCTTCCGGAGGAGCCTCATGGCGAAGGCGATTGAGCGCCGCGACCGCGACCCGCACTTCCGCCGCGGGATCTACCTGCTGCCGAGCATCTTCACGGTCGGCAACATGTTCTGCGGCTACGCGAGCATCATCTTCTCGATGCGGGGCGAGCTCGTCACCGCGGCCCCGTTCATCGGCTTCGCCGTCGTGCTCGACATGCTCGACGGCCGGGTCGCGCGCATGACGAGGACGACGAGCGCGTTCGGGCTCGAGCTCGATTCGTTGGCCGACATCATCTCGTTCGGCGTCGCGCCGGCGGTGCTGGCGATGGCGTGGGGCCTCTCGGATCTCGGTCGTGTCGGCTGGGCTGCGGGCTTCGTGTACGTCACGGCGGCCGCCATGCGGCTCGCGCGATTCAACATCCAGTCGTCTGGCCAAGTGGACAAGCGCTACTTCGTCGGCATGCCGTCGCCGCCGGCCGCGGGCGTGATCGCATCGACCGTGTTCGCATGGCCGTACCCGGCCGCCACCGTCTACATCTGGTCCTATCCGCTCGTGCCGCAGTCGATTGCCGCCATGACCGTCGTGCTGGTACCGGCCGCGCTCATGGTGAGCACGATCAAGTTCCGCAGCTTCAAGACGATCAATTTCGGATGGAGCCGGCGCTACGCCGGCATCTTCTTGCTCGCCGTGCTGATCGCGCTCATCGCGACGGAGCCTCGCATCAGCCTGCTCGTGCTCGCCTACGGCTACTTCTTCTCCGCGTTCATCGAGATGGTGCTGACGAAGGTGCGGAGCCATCGTGAGGAGCCGCCATCCGCGGCAGCGTCACCGTAACGATCGTCCCCTGGCCCGGCGTGCTCGCCAGCGCGATCGTGCCTCCCTCGCGCTCGATGCTGCGCTGCGCGTTCGCCAGCCCCAGACCGCTGCCGCCGGTCTTGGTCGAGAAGTACGGCTCGAACGCATGGGCGATGGTCTGTTCGTCCATGCCGACGCCCGAGTCGGCGATGACGATCGTCGCCACCTCGCGCGACGCCTCGACCGTCACGCGCAGCGCGCCGCCGTCGGGCATCGCCTGAAGCGCGTTCTCCACGAGGTTCGTCAGCGCGCGCACGAGCAGCGTGCGATCGGCGCGCACGATCACGCCAGCCGTCAGCGTCGTGTCGATCGCCACGTTCCCCGCCAGCCCCGGCCGGTACGGCTCGATGATGCCGTTGACGAGCGCGCCAAGGTCGACGGCTTCGGGCCTCGACGTCGGCTCGCTCGCGAAGTTGGCGAACTCCGACGCGATCTGGCGCAAGAGGCGCACTTGGCCGAGGACCGTCCGGATGCACTGGTCGAGCGTCTCGCCGAGCGGCCGGCCGCGATCGCCGTGCACGCGCTGGAGATGCTCGGCCGCGAGCTGGATCGGCGTCAGCGGGTTCTTGATCTCGTGCGCGACCTGCCGGGCCATCTCGTTCCAGGCTTTCAACTGGTTGGCGCGCGCCAGCTCGGCACGCTGCGCGACGAGCCGAGCCGTCATCGTGTTGAAGTCGTCGACGAGCCGCCGCAGCTCGTCGGCCGTGTCGGCGGCAATCCGCACGTCGAGCTGGCCCGCGGCAATCCGCCGTGTGGCGTTCGTCAAACGCGCCACCGGATCCGCGATTCGGCCCGCGAGCGAGGCGCCGAGGCCGGCGGCGAACAGGACGACGAGCACGGATCCGACGAGGACGCCGCGATTGAGCTCGTCGATCTCCTGCTGGATCTCGCGTTGCCGGGGTGCGAGCGGCACGCTCAGCACGGCGCCGGGGCCCAGCGCCGGCAGCGGCGAGGCGGCCACGAGGTACTGCTGATCCTCCGTGACGAACGACGGCAGCCGCTCGAGCGCGATCTTCCGATAGACCGTCGCCGGCGTGCGTCCGGGCAGCAGGCCGGAGTTGAACAGGTCGCGCTGGCTCGTCGCGACGAGCGCGGGGCCATCGAAGAGGTTGACGTCTTCTTCGATCACCTGCCGGATCCACACCATCATGTCGTCGCTTGGCGGCTGGGCGCCTGACTGCTCGTTGACCGCGATCTGCTCGAAGACCCGCCGTGCGACGGCCACGACGCTCGCTGCCTCGCCCTGGATGTCGTCGCGGAAGCGCGCCTGCATGAAGCCGCTGAACGCGAGCGCGAACAGAAGCACCGGGCCGACGGCGACCAGCACGAAGAAGAGGAACAGCTTCCGGTAGAAGCTCGTCCGCACCTCGGTAATCAGCACGCGCAGCGGCGCGCGGGTCCGCCGCACCAGCGGCACGTAGAGCACGGCGGCTGCCTGCACGATGATGAACAAGAGCGCCGCTACGGCGGCGATCTCGGCGAGCCGCGCGGCGTGATCGCGGAGCGTCGCCGCGGGGTACCCCAGGGCGTAGATGCCGGCTCGATTCTGCTGGAGATGCACGTGGTAGCGGCGCCGGTTGGCGTCGAGCGTGGTCCAGAACGGCCTGCCGTCGCCGTAGATCCGCCGGAACAGCGCGTCGTCGAT
The genomic region above belongs to Acidobacteriota bacterium and contains:
- a CDS encoding deoxyhypusine synthase family protein, with the translated sequence MGRRRKSRFLRKPVEPFVPESGLSADAVLDRMERTSFQGRNLGTARRIWERMLASDVTIFLGMAGALSAGGMRMVIAHLIERRYIDCLVSTGANLYHDLHETRGRRHFIGSPQLDDAALAAERIDRVYDTLASEDDFSKNDEWIAAFVLKLERRPYTSRELLFKLGEYLWNETGNVGILTAAYQARIPIFCPAIADSSIGMGLSQARHRDPSAGMADVIGDIVESANIVIRKPSTATIVLGGGTPKNFINQASVQAEYFDERVGGHKFAVQIVTDVPYFGGASGSSLEEAQSWGKLSIESERVSVQADVTLALPLLVSALESTSHEAVQRRKKPDFDPSGRVMVMNGQPLGENRFLEP
- a CDS encoding ABC transporter substrate-binding protein, producing MTGRRWLTLGLLAAGAAACQPAPAPPRDTIVIALQTSPTNLDPGIGLDESSQRVHSLLFSSLLRIGDDLRPVLDLATRFETTDSQTYVAEIPSGVHFHDGREMTSADVAYTFRRFLDPAFVSGRKGAFQDLVAVDALDRYSVAFKLRAPSAAFPANLTNMGIVPADSDAAIGQSPLGSGPYRFVEFAPDDHVTLAAFTGYYRGAPKNAGVTFKVVPDETMRGLELRKGDVDLVVNDLSPDLIHGLRATPGLSVISGPGTDYAYIGLNLLDPALRDRRVRQAIAYAIDREAIVRYLRRDQARPAAGIVPSMSWASAPDVRSFPHDVAKARTLLDEAGYPDPDGDGPAPRLTLSLKTSTSEVYRVQAAALQQMLAAAGIGIEIRSYEFATLFSDVIRGNVQLYTLIFTGGSVADPDILRRVFHSSQTPPAGFNRAHYANADVDRLLDLASAAFDETERRRAYVDAQRLIAIDVPIVSLWTRTNVAVARADLSGIRLTPVGDLDFLRDVSRTPRAARRTARAIPPHDSHPVVQ
- the mutS gene encoding DNA mismatch repair protein MutS, with product MRQYLDVKRQHRDAIVLFRMGDFYEMFYEDALTASRALELTLTSRAKDSQGGAIPMCGIPFHALDAYLGRLIRKGYRVAICDQVEDPRKAKGIVRREVTRVVSPGTFTEASYLEAREPAFLAAVHAPPNGTWGLACLDVSTGAFEVGEFTGTDARLALAAELALLRPRELLIADETDAAIVAGDPAAYRVTRVDGWTFDSARAHDALCGQLQTASLAGFGLEQAQAAIAAAGALLAYLRETQRSDLSHIRSISLRVASDALVIDPVTLRHLNVLEGADGGRAGSLLDAIDRTVTAMGGRLLRQWLVRPLVTLARVQDRLDAVEDFAFRVTERGKLREVLRPMHDLERLVGRISLGTASPKDLAALGQSLALVPRIRAAADLAAPLVRSLVAELDELADVRDAIERTLVAEPPALARDGGLIRDGVDAELDELRAISRGGKASIAAMEEIEKARSGIASLKIRYNRVFGYYIEITKANLGLVPPDYIRKQTIAGGERFITPALKEYEDKVLGADERIAARELELFEALRLGTAAEAPRILDTARAVASLDVLAALGETAAASNFTKPFLHDGDEFFATDARHPIVERHASGAFVPNDVHLDGTSRQVVILTGPNMGGKSTYLRQVALLALLAQAGSFVPARTAKLALVDRIFARVGASDNIARGQSTFMVEMQETAAILHAASSRSLVILDEIGRGTATFDGLSLAWAVAEHLATDARARPKTIFATHYHELTDLADAFPSVVNYHVAAREFKDDIVFLHKIVPGRSDRSYGIQVARLAGLPARVVARASEILRSLEQDELARGGRPSLSGAPPAAQRQLSLFQPPATHPVIERLTGVDVDRLTPLEALNLLSALKREAEA
- the tsaB gene encoding tRNA (adenosine(37)-N6)-threonylcarbamoyltransferase complex dimerization subunit type 1 TsaB — encoded protein: MVILALETATRAGSVALAIDGTCVSTGGDATRPHGHRLPADVLGWLAAYGRDIRDVDLFAVASGPGSFTGLRVGLATVQGLALATGRPAIGVPTLEALAETNLVGPNDRPAVLVACLDGQRGEVFSAAWRVGNADVTIDRCDVLLEPAASRPSDLAAAIAAEAGSRAVTIVGDGGLRYADVFARVVPQAQIVAAPLPLADTTARLAARRAGQAAAPHALRPIYLRPPDASAPKARAAGDHTIRRLGSRDDLGAVEALQRQTFANPWSADSIRWELQHTDVARLYVMEDAGGTVVAYCACWMVFDELHINSLAVDASRRRRGLARRLLTHVLAEAADAGASAATLEVRTSNEAARRLYEGLGFVVEGVRRDYYQDPREDAIILWKRALQGHRGERRGPP
- a CDS encoding YdcH family protein, encoding MAEAQLSVDDTVRAVLLENHDEFRQLVLEHHRLDEHLRALATVPYLTEQQQVEEVALKKRKLALKDRIEHIVRHHAHGASSPQ
- a CDS encoding phosphatidylserine decarboxylase, yielding MRIDRAAVPFVAMAAVPAVVSAWWLSSAATAGLAMLPLAVLLFFRDPDRLVRADRQIVLAPADGKVMHAGPARPGEAPGGEWTQVTIFLSVFDVHINRSPVAGRVLSVSYVPGSFKAAFRSDAFRNEHSEIWLDHDGTRVVVRQVVGVLARRVVCRIAAGDVLESGARIGLMKFGSRMDVFLPTSAELLVAAGDRVRGGETPIARLPEEPHGEGD
- the pssA gene encoding CDP-diacylglycerol--serine O-phosphatidyltransferase; protein product: MAKAIERRDRDPHFRRGIYLLPSIFTVGNMFCGYASIIFSMRGELVTAAPFIGFAVVLDMLDGRVARMTRTTSAFGLELDSLADIISFGVAPAVLAMAWGLSDLGRVGWAAGFVYVTAAAMRLARFNIQSSGQVDKRYFVGMPSPPAAGVIASTVFAWPYPAATVYIWSYPLVPQSIAAMTVVLVPAALMVSTIKFRSFKTINFGWSRRYAGIFLLAVLIALIATEPRISLLVLAYGYFFSAFIEMVLTKVRSHREEPPSAAASP